One genomic segment of Ancylobacter sp. IITR112 includes these proteins:
- a CDS encoding lysophospholipid acyltransferase family protein — translation MRAWLVIVPVVLVTLIGLPLQWLSVTLGLPTRRTIPVLYHRLVLALIGVRVRVVGAPAPARPLLIVANHVSWLDIPVLGARLPLCFVAKSEVARWPGIGLLAKLQRTIFVDRTSRTATGRVAGEMAARMNDGDPVVLFAEGTSSDGNRVLPFRSALIGAARQGMGEEEGAAASIQPLAIAYVGLSGLPVGRAGRPHLAWYGDMDLAPHLMQVLRRGGVEVELRFGAPLAAASRKAAAQEAERAVRSLLAQALNGRHG, via the coding sequence GTGCGGGCGTGGCTGGTGATCGTGCCGGTCGTGCTCGTCACGCTTATCGGCCTTCCGCTGCAATGGCTGTCGGTGACGCTCGGCCTGCCGACGCGGCGAACGATTCCCGTGCTCTATCACCGCCTCGTGCTGGCGCTCATCGGCGTGCGGGTGCGGGTGGTCGGCGCGCCGGCGCCCGCGCGGCCGCTGCTCATCGTCGCCAACCATGTGTCCTGGCTCGACATTCCCGTTCTCGGCGCGCGCCTGCCGCTGTGCTTCGTCGCCAAGAGCGAAGTGGCGCGCTGGCCCGGCATCGGCCTCTTGGCGAAGCTCCAGCGCACCATCTTCGTCGACCGCACCTCGCGAACGGCGACGGGGCGGGTGGCGGGGGAAATGGCGGCACGGATGAACGATGGCGACCCGGTGGTGCTGTTCGCCGAGGGCACGTCGAGCGACGGCAACCGGGTGCTGCCCTTCCGCTCGGCGCTGATCGGCGCCGCCCGCCAGGGCATGGGCGAGGAGGAAGGCGCGGCCGCCAGCATCCAGCCGCTCGCCATCGCCTATGTCGGCCTTTCCGGCCTGCCGGTCGGCCGTGCCGGGCGCCCGCATCTGGCCTGGTATGGCGACATGGACCTCGCGCCGCATTTGATGCAGGTGCTGCGGCGTGGCGGCGTCGAGGTGGAGCTGCGCTTCGGCGCCCCTCTGGCGGCGGCCAGCCGCAAGGCGGCGGCGCAGGAGGCCGAGCGCGCGGTGCGCTCCCTGCTGGCGCAGGCGCTGAACGGGCGCCACGGCTGA
- a CDS encoding Fur family transcriptional regulator, with protein MNDKPTAIEEACVTLGLRMTDQRRVIARIIADAQDHPDVEELHRRAVAVDDRISISTVYRTVKLFEDAGIIARHDFRDGRSRYEPVPDEHHDHLIDLRNGTVVEFRSEEIEHLQEEIARKLGYRLVGHRLELYGVPLDPKKD; from the coding sequence ATGAACGACAAGCCGACCGCGATCGAGGAAGCCTGCGTCACGCTGGGCCTGCGGATGACCGACCAGCGCCGGGTGATCGCCCGCATCATCGCCGATGCGCAGGACCATCCCGACGTGGAGGAACTGCACCGGCGTGCCGTCGCCGTCGACGACCGCATCTCGATCTCCACCGTCTACCGCACGGTGAAGCTGTTCGAGGATGCCGGCATCATCGCCCGCCACGATTTCCGCGACGGCCGCTCGCGTTATGAGCCGGTGCCGGACGAGCACCACGATCACCTCATCGACCTGCGCAATGGCACGGTGGTGGAGTTCCGCTCCGAGGAAATCGAGCATCTGCAGGAAGAAATCGCCCGCAAGCTCGGCTATCGCCTCGTCGGCCACCGGCTGGAGCTCTACGGCGTGCCGCTCGACCCCAAGAAGGACTGA
- a CDS encoding GNAT family N-acetyltransferase, whose translation MTGLPLWLDWARMRPREASLRAIRAGDAEALARLHAQSFRIGWDAAEFERLIANRLTRGLVATDGPDGAVVGFILLSGVAPEMEILSVAVEARRRGAGLGHRLVEAAFGALAAEGYRTVFLEVEDGNAAALRLYARTGFREIGRRPGYYRDAAGAPVAALTMRRDIA comes from the coding sequence ATGACCGGGCTGCCGCTCTGGCTCGACTGGGCGCGGATGCGCCCGCGCGAGGCGTCGCTGCGCGCCATACGGGCCGGCGATGCCGAGGCGCTGGCCCGGCTGCACGCGCAATCCTTCCGCATCGGCTGGGACGCGGCGGAATTCGAGCGGCTGATCGCCAATCGGCTGACGCGCGGACTGGTGGCCACCGACGGGCCCGACGGTGCCGTGGTGGGCTTCATTCTTCTGAGCGGGGTGGCACCGGAGATGGAAATCCTCTCCGTCGCGGTCGAGGCGCGCCGGCGCGGCGCCGGCCTCGGCCACCGGCTGGTGGAGGCCGCCTTTGGCGCGCTGGCGGCGGAGGGCTACCGTACCGTGTTCCTCGAAGTCGAGGACGGCAACGCCGCCGCGCTCAGGCTCTATGCCCGCACCGGCTTTCGTGAGATTGGTCGCCGCCCGGGCTATTATCGCGACGCGGCCGGCGCTCCGGTCGCGGCGCTGACCATGCGGCGCGACATCGCCTAG
- the tsaB gene encoding tRNA (adenosine(37)-N6)-threonylcarbamoyltransferase complex dimerization subunit type 1 TsaB, producing MLILAIDTALDACSAAVHDMGTDETRAVEHVVMARGHAESLIPMVERVMAAAGTAFGDIDLFAVTVGPGSFTGLRVGLSAARGFGLATGKPVLGLPTLTVLAAPLLARDDAVPVAAAIDARHGNVYLQMIGPAGRVLVSPRAMAAKDAARSVANGPVRLVGSGAGLLVDAWPLGAQPPLEVRATATPDPVWLARIASVADPARSEPKPLYLREADAKPQTGGRIARR from the coding sequence ATGCTGATTCTCGCCATCGACACCGCGCTCGACGCCTGTTCGGCCGCCGTGCATGACATGGGCACCGACGAGACCCGGGCGGTGGAACATGTCGTCATGGCACGCGGCCACGCCGAATCGCTGATCCCGATGGTGGAGCGGGTGATGGCCGCGGCCGGAACGGCCTTTGGCGATATCGACCTGTTCGCCGTCACCGTCGGCCCGGGGAGCTTCACCGGCCTGCGGGTGGGCCTGTCGGCAGCGCGTGGCTTCGGCCTCGCCACCGGCAAGCCGGTGCTCGGCCTGCCGACGCTGACCGTGCTCGCCGCGCCGCTCCTGGCGCGCGACGACGCGGTGCCGGTCGCCGCCGCCATCGACGCCCGCCACGGCAATGTCTATCTGCAGATGATCGGCCCCGCCGGCCGGGTGCTGGTGAGCCCGCGTGCCATGGCGGCGAAGGATGCCGCGCGCTCGGTCGCCAATGGCCCGGTGCGCCTCGTCGGCTCCGGCGCCGGCCTGCTGGTCGATGCCTGGCCGCTCGGGGCCCAGCCGCCACTGGAGGTGCGCGCCACCGCGACGCCCGATCCGGTCTGGCTCGCCCGCATCGCCAGCGTCGCCGATCCGGCCCGCTCCGAGCCCAAGCCGCTTTATCTGCGCGAGGCCGATGCCAAGCCGCAGACCGGCGGGCGGATCGCCCGGCGATGA
- a CDS encoding NifU family protein, producing MFIQTETTPNPATLKFLPGRSVLGEGTFEARDAEEAARSPLAVRLFEVPGVTGVFFGSDFVTVTKAQGEWAHLKPAILGAIMEHFVSGQPILPDDHAHTADDAFFEAKDAGLVDTIRELIDTRVRPAVANDGGDITFRGYKDGVVFLAMKGSCAGCPSSTATLKNGIENLLRHFVPDVVEVRPV from the coding sequence ATGTTCATCCAGACCGAAACCACCCCCAACCCCGCCACGCTGAAGTTCCTGCCCGGCCGTTCCGTGCTGGGCGAGGGCACGTTCGAGGCGCGCGACGCCGAGGAGGCCGCCCGCTCGCCGCTGGCGGTGCGCCTGTTCGAGGTGCCCGGCGTCACCGGCGTGTTCTTCGGCTCGGATTTCGTCACCGTCACCAAGGCGCAGGGCGAGTGGGCGCATCTCAAGCCCGCCATCCTCGGCGCCATCATGGAGCATTTCGTCTCCGGCCAGCCGATCCTGCCGGACGACCACGCCCACACCGCCGACGACGCCTTCTTCGAGGCCAAGGATGCCGGGCTGGTCGACACCATCCGCGAGCTGATCGACACCCGCGTGCGGCCGGCCGTGGCCAATGATGGCGGCGACATCACCTTCCGCGGCTATAAGGACGGCGTGGTGTTCCTCGCCATGAAGGGTTCCTGCGCCGGCTGCCCGTCCTCCACCGCGACGCTGAAGAACGGTATCGAGAACCTGCTTCGCCACTTCGTGCCCGATGTGGTCGAGGTGCGCCCGGTCTGA
- a CDS encoding universal stress protein, which translates to MPRRRQSHEPGHRRKFLVLADDTPECDRALYYAARRAARTGGAVVLLAVLQLEEAPSQWLGVADLMRAEATDKAEARLDLLAARAHGISGVDSERVVREGAVADQIVAVIEQDEDIAILVLAAGTGKEGPGPLVASLAKGLWASLPVPITLVPGSLSDGEIDALA; encoded by the coding sequence ATGCCGCGCCGGCGCCAAAGCCATGAGCCCGGCCATCGCCGGAAGTTCCTCGTGCTCGCCGACGACACGCCGGAATGCGACCGTGCGCTCTATTACGCGGCACGGCGCGCGGCGCGGACCGGCGGCGCGGTGGTGCTGCTCGCCGTGCTGCAACTGGAGGAGGCCCCGAGCCAGTGGCTCGGCGTCGCCGATCTGATGCGGGCGGAAGCGACCGACAAGGCCGAGGCCCGGCTCGATCTGCTCGCCGCCCGGGCGCACGGCATTTCCGGCGTCGACAGCGAGCGTGTGGTGCGCGAGGGCGCGGTCGCCGACCAAATCGTCGCGGTCATCGAGCAGGACGAGGATATCGCCATTCTCGTGCTCGCCGCCGGCACCGGCAAGGAAGGGCCCGGGCCGCTGGTCGCCTCGCTGGCCAAGGGCCTATGGGCGAGCCTGCCGGTGCCGATCACCCTGGTGCCCGGCTCGCTCTCCGATGGCGAGATCGACGCGCTGGCGTGA
- the trpS gene encoding tryptophan--tRNA ligase produces MEFKPLVFSGVQPTGNLHLGNYLGAIQRFVALQDSHDCLYCVVDMHAITVWQDPADLKRQIREVTAAFLAAGIDPTRHIVFNQSQVSGHAELAWVFNCVARLGWLNRMTQFKEKAGKDRENASVGLYAYPNLMAADILLYRATHVPVGEDQKQHLELTRDIAQKFNNDFGPSIAANGLGEGFFPLPEPLIGGPAARVMSLRDGAKKMSKSDPSDLSRINLTDDADLIASKIRKAKTDPEPLPSEAEGLKGRPEAENLVGIYAALAEMPKEKVLAQFGGGQFSTFKSALVDLAVAKLGPIGAEMQRLVAAPEHIDAILRDGAARARVLAEATMTGVRDIVGFVR; encoded by the coding sequence ATGGAATTCAAGCCGCTCGTGTTTTCCGGCGTCCAGCCGACCGGAAACCTGCATCTCGGCAATTATCTCGGCGCCATTCAGCGCTTCGTGGCGCTGCAGGACAGCCATGACTGCCTCTATTGCGTCGTCGACATGCACGCGATCACCGTGTGGCAGGACCCGGCCGACCTGAAGCGGCAGATCCGCGAGGTCACCGCCGCCTTCCTCGCCGCCGGCATCGACCCGACCCGGCACATCGTGTTCAACCAGAGCCAGGTCTCCGGCCATGCCGAACTCGCCTGGGTGTTCAACTGCGTGGCGCGCCTCGGCTGGCTCAACCGCATGACCCAGTTCAAGGAAAAGGCCGGCAAGGACCGCGAGAACGCCTCGGTGGGCCTCTACGCCTATCCGAACCTGATGGCCGCCGACATCCTGCTCTACCGCGCCACCCATGTGCCCGTTGGCGAGGACCAGAAGCAGCATCTGGAACTGACCCGCGACATCGCGCAGAAATTCAACAATGATTTCGGCCCCTCCATCGCCGCCAACGGGCTGGGCGAGGGCTTCTTCCCGCTGCCCGAGCCGCTGATCGGCGGGCCGGCGGCGCGGGTGATGAGCCTGCGCGACGGCGCCAAGAAGATGTCGAAGTCGGACCCGTCCGATCTCTCGCGCATCAACCTGACCGACGATGCCGATCTCATCGCCTCGAAGATCCGCAAGGCCAAGACCGATCCCGAGCCGCTGCCCTCCGAGGCGGAGGGGCTGAAGGGGCGGCCGGAGGCGGAGAACCTCGTCGGCATCTATGCCGCGCTGGCGGAAATGCCGAAGGAGAAGGTGCTCGCCCAGTTCGGCGGCGGGCAGTTCTCCACCTTCAAGAGCGCGCTGGTCGACCTCGCAGTGGCCAAGCTCGGGCCGATCGGCGCGGAGATGCAGCGCCTGGTCGCCGCGCCGGAGCATATCGACGCCATCCTGCGCGACGGCGCCGCCCGCGCCCGCGTGCTGGCGGAGGCGACGATGACGGGCGTGCGCGACATCGTCGGCTTCGTGCGCTAG
- a CDS encoding lipid II flippase MurJ, protein MALLRHASTVALLTLTSRVLGFARDAGVAALFGTGIVAEASVAGLAVPQIARRLLGEGALNAALLPALARAENEAARARLAGAALVLFALAGLALAALLFLFMPVVVSLLAPGFAGEGPRAEGAVLAGRLSVVCLPLALVAGVFAAFANQAGRFARPALAPAAANVAVLALLMMLWLAGAHAVSVSTALIWLSAGVVAGAATQCLINRAAVPRGFFRLSVAPADLKAALPLLTGAGTPLLAAALPQLRFLIAAAAASGIGGGVAALFYATRLVELPLGLVGASAGAVLLPALAATPGGSGEEGLGTGGLIAALALSLPAALGLAVLAHPIVVVLFERGAFDPQASELTATALALLALTLPAQALEKVLIAIAFARGQARLVSRTCLAALPIGAVAGFLAAGPLGMAGPALGVLLSSLIGVAGLGVGLGRRRLVGLPRPLRRGLLRLTAAAFAMAGAVLLARTGLEGVLAQGGLAAAAALLGLVALGAAVYGGLAMVLGGITTAALRASFGK, encoded by the coding sequence ATGGCCCTGCTCCGCCACGCCTCCACCGTCGCCCTCCTCACCCTGACCTCGCGCGTGCTGGGCTTTGCCCGCGATGCCGGGGTGGCGGCGCTGTTCGGCACCGGCATCGTCGCGGAAGCCTCGGTCGCCGGGCTCGCCGTGCCGCAGATCGCCCGGCGCCTCCTCGGCGAGGGCGCGCTCAACGCGGCGCTGCTGCCAGCCTTGGCGCGGGCGGAGAATGAGGCGGCCCGCGCCCGGCTGGCCGGAGCGGCGCTGGTGCTGTTCGCCCTCGCCGGCCTGGCGCTCGCGGCGCTGCTGTTCTTGTTCATGCCTGTCGTGGTGAGCCTTCTGGCGCCCGGCTTTGCCGGCGAAGGACCGCGTGCCGAGGGCGCGGTGCTGGCGGGGCGGCTCAGCGTGGTCTGCCTGCCGCTCGCTCTTGTCGCCGGCGTGTTCGCCGCCTTCGCCAATCAGGCCGGCCGTTTCGCCCGGCCCGCCCTTGCGCCGGCGGCCGCCAATGTCGCGGTGCTGGCGCTGCTGATGATGCTGTGGCTCGCCGGCGCGCATGCCGTGAGCGTGTCCACCGCGCTCATCTGGCTGTCGGCCGGCGTGGTGGCGGGCGCGGCGACGCAATGTCTCATCAACCGCGCCGCCGTGCCGCGCGGTTTCTTCCGCCTGTCGGTGGCACCGGCCGACCTCAAGGCGGCGCTGCCGCTGCTGACCGGCGCGGGAACGCCGCTGCTGGCCGCCGCCCTGCCGCAGCTTCGCTTCCTCATCGCGGCGGCGGCGGCCTCGGGCATAGGTGGCGGGGTCGCGGCGCTGTTCTATGCGACGCGGCTGGTGGAACTGCCGCTCGGCCTCGTCGGCGCCAGCGCCGGCGCGGTGCTGCTGCCGGCCCTCGCCGCAACTCCGGGCGGGTCCGGCGAGGAGGGGCTCGGCACCGGCGGGCTGATCGCCGCGCTGGCGCTCTCGCTGCCGGCGGCGCTGGGCCTCGCCGTTCTCGCCCATCCCATCGTCGTCGTGCTGTTCGAGCGCGGCGCCTTCGACCCGCAGGCGAGCGAGCTCACCGCCACCGCCCTCGCCCTGCTGGCGCTGACCCTGCCGGCGCAGGCGCTGGAGAAGGTGCTGATCGCCATCGCCTTCGCCCGCGGCCAGGCGCGCCTCGTCAGTCGGACCTGCCTGGCCGCGCTGCCGATCGGGGCGGTGGCGGGCTTCCTCGCGGCCGGCCCGCTCGGCATGGCGGGGCCGGCGCTGGGGGTGCTGCTCTCCAGCCTGATCGGCGTCGCCGGGCTGGGGGTCGGGCTCGGAAGGCGGCGGCTGGTGGGCCTGCCGCGGCCGCTGCGACGCGGGCTGCTCCGGCTGACGGCGGCGGCGTTCGCCATGGCGGGGGCGGTGCTGCTCGCCCGCACCGGGCTGGAGGGAGTGCTGGCGCAGGGCGGGCTCGCCGCCGCCGCCGCGCTCCTCGGGCTGGTAGCGCTCGGCGCCGCCGTCTATGGCGGGCTCGCTATGGTGCTGGGCGGCATCACGACCGCCGCGCTGCGGGCCAGCTTCGGCAAATAG
- a CDS encoding adenosine kinase — MTVPPLDVLGFGNAIVDVISRAEEAFLDRHAMRKGGMTLIDEERAEAVYGAMGPGVEISGGSAANTMVGIAALGGRAGFIGKVRDDELGGIFAHDIRAAGVAYATPPAASGPATARCLILVTPDGERTMNTYLGAAQDLSPADVDEGMVAGAKVTYLEGYLWDPPPAKEAFLKAAAIAHAAGRTVSLTLSDAFCVGRYRAEFLNLLRAGTVDLVFANEAELMSLYETDFDTALAQLRQEARHAVVTRSEKGALALSGGDMVAVPAFPVAKVVDTTGAGDLFAAGYLHGFAQNMPAGECLALGALCAAEIISHIGARPERGLKDYATENGLRV; from the coding sequence ATGACCGTCCCCCCGCTCGATGTGCTCGGCTTCGGCAACGCCATTGTCGATGTCATCTCCCGCGCCGAAGAGGCGTTTCTCGACCGCCACGCCATGCGCAAGGGCGGCATGACGCTGATCGACGAAGAGCGCGCGGAAGCGGTCTATGGCGCCATGGGGCCGGGGGTGGAGATTTCCGGCGGCTCGGCCGCAAACACCATGGTCGGCATCGCTGCGCTGGGCGGCCGGGCCGGCTTCATCGGCAAGGTGCGCGACGACGAACTGGGCGGCATCTTCGCCCATGACATCCGCGCCGCCGGGGTCGCCTATGCGACGCCGCCCGCCGCCTCCGGCCCGGCCACGGCCCGCTGCCTCATCCTGGTGACGCCGGATGGCGAGCGCACCATGAACACCTATCTCGGCGCGGCGCAGGACCTGTCCCCCGCCGATGTTGACGAGGGCATGGTGGCGGGGGCCAAGGTCACCTATCTCGAAGGCTATCTGTGGGATCCGCCGCCGGCCAAGGAAGCCTTCCTCAAGGCGGCCGCCATCGCCCATGCCGCCGGGCGCACCGTCTCGCTCACCTTGTCCGACGCTTTCTGCGTCGGGCGCTACCGGGCGGAGTTCCTGAATCTCCTGCGCGCGGGCACGGTCGATCTGGTCTTCGCCAATGAGGCGGAGTTGATGTCGCTCTACGAGACCGATTTCGATACGGCGCTGGCGCAGTTGCGGCAGGAGGCGCGGCACGCCGTCGTCACCCGCAGCGAGAAGGGAGCGCTGGCGCTCTCCGGCGGGGACATGGTGGCGGTGCCGGCCTTTCCGGTGGCGAAGGTGGTGGACACCACGGGCGCGGGCGACCTGTTCGCCGCCGGCTATCTCCACGGCTTCGCCCAGAACATGCCGGCCGGGGAATGCCTCGCGCTCGGCGCGCTGTGCGCGGCGGAGATCATCAGCCATATCGGCGCCCGCCCGGAGCGGGGGCTGAAGGACTACGCTACCGAAAACGGCCTGCGTGTATAG
- a CDS encoding DUF2076 domain-containing protein → MNEQDRQAIDGLFAKLAEAERQSGPRDAEAEGFIAQRITQQPAAPYLMAQTIVMQDYALQQAQARIEELERQAQEAAAQPASGGGLFGGLFGSSQPPARRSGVPAMPRSGLGSGAAGAIPATASPAWQSGAAAGQPMGAPGAAPQQGGFGRPGFGGGGGGFLAGAAQTAMGVAGGVLLGSAISSMLSGGSAHASEAPADAPADEPAAADEPADTGAEDAGAVDDGGFFGGGDWFGGSDEF, encoded by the coding sequence ATGAATGAGCAGGATCGTCAGGCCATTGACGGCCTCTTCGCCAAGCTCGCCGAGGCCGAGCGCCAGTCCGGCCCGCGTGACGCGGAAGCCGAGGGCTTCATCGCCCAGCGCATCACCCAGCAGCCGGCCGCGCCCTATCTGATGGCGCAGACCATCGTCATGCAGGACTATGCCCTGCAGCAGGCGCAGGCGCGCATCGAGGAGCTGGAGCGGCAGGCGCAGGAAGCCGCCGCCCAGCCGGCAAGCGGCGGCGGCCTCTTCGGCGGGCTGTTCGGCTCCAGCCAGCCCCCGGCCCGGCGCAGCGGCGTGCCCGCCATGCCGCGCAGCGGATTGGGCAGCGGGGCGGCCGGCGCGATCCCGGCCACCGCCTCCCCGGCCTGGCAGTCCGGCGCGGCGGCGGGCCAGCCGATGGGCGCGCCCGGCGCCGCGCCGCAGCAGGGTGGTTTCGGCCGCCCGGGCTTCGGCGGCGGTGGCGGCGGCTTCCTCGCCGGCGCGGCGCAGACGGCGATGGGCGTGGCGGGCGGCGTGCTGCTCGGCAGCGCCATCTCCAGCATGCTCAGCGGCGGTTCGGCCCATGCCTCCGAAGCGCCCGCCGATGCCCCGGCCGACGAGCCGGCGGCGGCGGACGAGCCCGCGGACACCGGGGCGGAAGATGCCGGCGCGGTGGATGATGGCGGCTTCTTCGGCGGCGGCGACTGGTTCGGCGGCAGCGACGAGTTCTGA
- a CDS encoding Bax inhibitor-1/YccA family protein: MNTPNTGFQWSRTASVDQAVFDEGLRRHMLRVYNYMALGLVLTGAVAFIVGTTPALYVPIFSTPLKWVVMLAPLAFVLFFSFRMQSMSGSAAQTMFWAFCAVMGLSMASIFLVFTGTSIARTFFIAATMFGATSLYGYTTKRDLSQFGSFLIMGLIGVVIASLVNIFLGSTMLQFIVSVVGILVFVGLTAWDTQSIKEQYADHFDAESQQKLAVFGAFSLYLNFVNIFQLLLNFTGERE, translated from the coding sequence ATGAACACGCCGAATACCGGCTTCCAGTGGTCCCGGACCGCCAGCGTCGACCAGGCCGTCTTCGACGAGGGCCTGCGCCGCCACATGCTGCGGGTCTACAACTACATGGCCCTCGGCCTGGTGCTGACCGGCGCGGTGGCCTTCATCGTCGGCACCACGCCGGCGCTCTATGTGCCGATCTTCTCCACCCCGCTGAAATGGGTGGTGATGCTGGCCCCGCTCGCCTTCGTGCTGTTCTTCTCGTTCCGCATGCAGTCCATGTCGGGCAGCGCGGCGCAGACCATGTTCTGGGCCTTCTGCGCGGTGATGGGCCTGTCCATGGCCTCGATCTTCCTGGTGTTCACCGGCACCTCGATCGCGCGCACCTTCTTCATCGCCGCGACGATGTTCGGCGCCACCAGCCTGTATGGCTACACCACCAAGCGCGACCTCTCGCAGTTCGGCTCGTTCCTGATCATGGGCCTGATCGGCGTGGTGATCGCCAGCCTCGTCAACATCTTCCTCGGCTCGACGATGCTGCAGTTCATCGTCTCCGTGGTCGGCATCCTCGTCTTTGTCGGCCTGACCGCCTGGGACACCCAGTCGATCAAGGAACAGTACGCCGACCATTTCGACGCCGAGTCGCAGCAGAAGCTCGCCGTGTTCGGTGCCTTCTCGCTCTATCTCAACTTCGTCAACATCTTCCAGCTCCTGCTGAATTTCACCGGCGAGCGGGAGTGA